Proteins encoded within one genomic window of Onychostoma macrolepis isolate SWU-2019 chromosome 11, ASM1243209v1, whole genome shotgun sequence:
- the sgta gene encoding small glutamine-rich tetratricopeptide repeat-containing protein alpha: MADTKRLAFSIIQFLHDQLSSGSLSSDAQESLEVAIQCLETAFGISVEDQSLAVSQSLPEIFASAAKQTPQVKTNSSSDSPSEEQLAEAEHLKTDGNDQMKVENFSAAVEFYSKAIQLNPQNAVYFCNRAAAYSKLGNYAGAVQDCERAIGIDPNYSKAYGRMGLALASLNKYSEAVSYYKKALELDPDNDTYKANLQIAEQKMKEGQPSPAGGLGGVDLAGLLSNPGFMNMASNLMNNPQVQQLMSGMMSGAYGPMGGTTSPGPGAGAGVGPGAGVGAGVGPGAGVGAGVGPGAGVGAGVGPGAGVGAGVGPGLGAGVGLGAGVGPGLGAGVGLGAGVGPGAGAGGGANDLSSLIQAGQQFAQQMQQQNPELIEQLRSQMRSRPPSSAGNDEH, translated from the exons ATGGCAGACACAAAGCGTCTCGCATTCTCCATCATCCAGTTTCTCCATGATCAGCTGTCTTCTGGGAGTCTGTCATCAGATGCTCAAGAAAGCTTAGAAG TTGCCATCCAGTGCCTGGAGACGGCATTTGGCATCTCTGTAGAAGACCAGAGTTTAGCAGTCAGTCAGTCTCTGCCAGAGATATTTGCCTCTGCAGCCAAACAG ACACCTCAAGTAAAGACCAATTCATCCAGTGATTCACCTTCAGAGGAGCAGTTAGCAGAAGCAGAGCATCTTAAAACAGATG GCAACGATCAGATGAAGGTAGAGAACTTTAGTGCAGCTGTTGAGTTCTACTCTAAAGCCATTCAGCTTAATCCTCAAAATGCTGTCTACTTTTGCAACAG AGCTGCAGCCTACAGCAAACTGGGGAACTATGCTGGAGCTGTTCAAGACTGTGAACGAGCTATTGGAATCGATCCAAACTACAGTAAAGCATATGGACGGATGGG GCTTGCTCTTGCCAGTTTGAACAAATACTCAGAGGCTGTGAGCTACTACAAGAAAGCGCTGGAGCTTGACCCTGACAATGACACTTACAAAGCCAACCTGCAAATAGCAGAACAGAAGATGAAGGAGGGACAGCCCAGCCCA GCAGGGGGTTTGGGTGGAGTCGACCTAGCAGGTTTGCTGAGTAACCCTGGATTCATGAACATG GCATCTAATTTAATGAACAACCCCCAAGTGCAGCAACT GATGTCAGGTATGATGTCTGGGGCTTACGGTCCAATGGGGGGAACCACCTCACCAGGACCAGGAGCCGGAGCCGGAGTTGGACCAGGAGCCGGAGTCGGAGCCGGAGTTGGACCAGGAGCCGGAGTCGGAGCCGGAGTTGGACCAGGAGCCGGAGTCGGAGCCGGAGTTGGACCAGGAGCTGGAGTTGGAGCCGGAGTTGGACCAGGACTAGGAGCCGGAGTTGGACTAGGAGCCGGAGTTGGACCAGGACTAGGAGCCGGAGTTGGACTAGGAGCCGGAGTTGGACCAGGAGCCGGTGCAGGTGGTGGTGCCAATGATCTCTCCAGCCTCATACAGGC TGGTCAGCAGTTTGCACAGCAAATGCAGCAGCAGAACCCTGAGCTTATCGAGCAGCTGAGGAGTCAAATGCGCAGTCGACCTCCCAGTAGTGCTGGCAACGACGAACACTGA
- the LOC131548969 gene encoding zinc transporter ZIP3-like, which produces MEIAVAKILCLLGVFALMLGGILIPVRMMHTEYDKIARYRRVVALSNCFGGGVFLATCFNALLPAVRAKVDDVLETLKTANHYPLAETMMMIGFFLTVFVEQAVLTFRKEKPSFIDLETFNAGGSAAGSDSENDAPFIAPTRGSRDHQYHSHHHGHFHPSELTHAGPLRLASLVLALSAHSVFEGLALGLQEKGAELGTLFIGVAIHETLAAVALGVNIAKAGISLRDASKLAVTVSLMIPLGIGIGMGIQTVQHLAESILSVVLQGLAAGTFLFITFFEILSRELEDKHDRLLKVLFLALGYSVLAGLVFVKW; this is translated from the exons ATGGAGATAGCTGTAGCCAAAATCCTGTGCCTGCTGGGGGTGTTTGCCCTGATGTTAGGGGGCATCCTTATTCCTGTGCGGATGATGCATACGGAGTATGATAAAATCGCAAGGTACAGAAGAGTGGTTGCTTTAAGCAACTGTTTCGGAGGAGGTGTATTCCTGGCCACCTGCTTCAATGCCCTTTTACCAGCAGTTAGAGCAAAG GTTGATGACGTTCTGGAAACGTTAAAAACCGCCAATCATTACCCTCTGGCAGAGACGATGATGATGATTGGGTTTTTCCTCACAGTATTTGTGGAACAGGCCGTGCTCACTTTCCGCAAGGAGAAGCCCTCGTTTATCGACCTGGAAACGTTTAATGCTGGTGGCTCGGCAGCAGGGAGTGACTCGGAGAATGATGCTCCATTCATCGCTCCCACCCGAGGTTCCAGAGACCACCAGTACCATTCCCATCACCACGGACACTTCCACCCTTCAGAGCTGACGCACGCTGGGCCATTGAGATTAGCTAGCCTGGTGCTAGCGCTGTCCGCTCACTCTGTCTTTGAGGGCCTTGCGTTGGGCCTTCAGGAAAAGGGGGCTGAACTCGGAACTCTCTTCATTGGAGTGGCCATCCACGAGACACTGGCAGCCGTGGCTCTGGGGGTTAATATAGCCAAGGCGGGCATCTCTTTACGGGATGCCAGTAAACTGGCCGTTACAGTGAGCCTAATGATTCCTCTGGGCATCGGGATTGGAATGGGTATTCAGACGGTCCAGCACCTGGCAGAAAGTATTTTATCTGTAGTGCTCCAGGGCCTGGCAGCCGGCACGTTCCTCTTCATCACTTTCTTTGAGATCCTCTCACGAGAGCTGGAAGATAAACATGACAGGCTACTGAAGGTGCTGTTTCTTGCACTGGGCTACAGTGTACTAGCAGGGCTCGTCTTCGTCAAATGGTAA